A single Balaenoptera ricei isolate mBalRic1 chromosome 13, mBalRic1.hap2, whole genome shotgun sequence DNA region contains:
- the ITPRIPL1 gene encoding inositol 1,4,5-trisphosphate receptor-interacting protein-like 1: MAVISLLFLAVMYVVHHPLMVSDRMDLDTLARSRQLEKRMSEEMRQLELEFEQRKRAAEEKQKAENFWRGDTSSDQLVLGKKDRGWPFQADGQEGPLGWMLGNLWNAGLFCFFLIFELLRQNMQHEPAFDSSSDEEEEEEVRGMPVTSYNWLTDFPPKEVLESFHKHHIQNVTRDLPCTCEFVESFVDDLIEACRVLSRREAHPQLEDCLGIGAAFEKWGTLHETQKFDILVPIVPPQGTMFVLEMRDLALGRRCGCVLVESECVCKREKLLGDVLCLVHHHRDHSALLGKCNSSIKAALCTGSYLDVSKTVQWFRNMVGNAWALVAHKYDFKLSLPPSTTSCKLRLDYRSGRFLSIRLVLGVQREDTLVYLVSQAPDQEQFTSVDWPESFAACEHLFLKLVGRFAPENTCHLKCLQIILSLRDLQSLPQGASHPILTSYHFKTALMHLLLQLPLTDWQHGMLSQRLQDILWFLGRGLQRRSLHHFLIGNTFLPLTIPIPKTFRNAEPVNLFQHLVLNPMAHSQAVEEFHSLLTQVKALPCASLAGAH, translated from the coding sequence ATGGCTGTGATAAGCCTTCTGTTCTTGGCAGTGATGTATGTTGTGCACCACCCCTTGATGGTCAGTGACCGGATGGACCTGGACACACTAGCCAGAAGTCGGCAGCTGGAGAAGCGGATGAGCGAGGAGATGCGCCAGTTAGAGCTAGAGTTTGAACAGAGGAAGCGAGCAGCTGAGGAGAAGCAGAAGGCAGAGAACTTCTGGAGAGGAGACACATCCAGTGACCAGTTAGTGCTGGGGAAGAAAGACAGGGGGTGGCCGTTCCAGGCGGATGGCCAGGAGGGGCCGCTGGGCTGGATGCTGGGAAACCTGTGGAACGCTGGcctcttttgcttttttctcatctttgagCTCCTGCGACAGAACATGCAGCACGAGCCGGCCTTTGATTCCAGCAgcgatgaggaggaggaggaggaggtccgTGGCATGCCTGTCACCTCCTACAACTGGCTTACCGACTTCCCCCCTAAGGAGGTCCTGGAATCCTTTCACAAACACCACATCCAGAACGTCACCCGGGACCTGCCCTGCACCTGCGAGTTCGTGGAGAGCTTTGTGGACGACCTCATCGAGGCCTGTCGGGTGCTCAGCCGCCGGGAGGCTCACCCACAGTTGGAGGACTGCCTGGGCATTGGGGCTGCCTTCGAGAAATGGGGAACCCTCCACGAGACCCAGAAATTTGACATCCTGGTGCCCATTGTTCCCCCCCAGGGCACTATGTTTGTGCTGGAGATGAGGGATCTGGCCCTAGGCCGCCGCTGTGGCTGTGTGCTGGTCGAGTCGGAATGCGTGTGCAAGCGCGAGAAGCTTCTGGGGGACGTGTTGTGCCTGGTGCACCACCACAGGGACCACTCAGCCCTCCTGGGCAAGTGTAACAGCTCCATCAAGGCGGCTCTCTGCACCGGCTCCTACCTGGATGTGTCTAAGACCGTGCAGTGGTTCCGGAACATGGTGGGCAATGCCTGGGCCCTCGTGGCCCACAAGTATGACTTcaagctcagcctgccgccgTCCACCACCTCCTGCAAGCTCAGGCTGGACTACCGCTCAGGCCGCTTTCTCTCAATCCGCCTGGTCCTGGGTGTGCAACGGGAAGACACCTTGGTCTACCTGGTGAGTCAGGCCCCTGACCAGGAACAGTTCACCAGCGTGGACTGGCCCGAGTCCTTTGCAGCCTGTGAGCACTTGTTCCTAAAGCTGGTCGGGCGTTTTGCTCCCGAGAACACCTGTCACCTCAAGTGCCTCCAGATCATTTTGAGTCTCCGGGACCTTCAGAGTTTACCCCAGGGAGCTTCCCACCCCATCCTCACCTCTTACCACTTCAAAACAGCCCTCATGCACCTGTTGCTGCAGCTGCCCCTAACAGACTGGCAGCATGGCATGCTCTCCCAGCGGCTCCAGGACATCCTCTGGTTCTTGGGCCGAGGCCTCCAGCGAAGGTCTCTCCATCATTTCCTCATTGGTAACACCTTCCTGCCCCTGACCATCCCGATCCCTAAGACATTTCGAAATGCTGAGCCCGTCAATCTCTTCCAACACCTGGTGCTAAACCCCATGGCACACTCACAGGCAGTGGAAGAGTTCCACAGCCTTCTGACCCAGGTGAAAGCTCTGCCCTGTGCCTCACTGGCTGGGGCACATTAA